The genomic stretch GATGGTGTCGCTCAAGAACATCATTGCGATGATTATTGGCGAAATTGCGACTATCATGTCGTTCTTCTTGGCTCGCTATTTGGGAAGCGACATGCTCATCATGCCGTTTATTTATGTGCTGGATCAGCTTCTCTTGCTCTATATTTGTAACAACGTCAAGTGGTACGATATTACGGAATGCGTGATAGAATCCATTGAAACCGAGAGTTCTTGTGCGTATATGTCGTTCTCGGTCGATGGGGCCTACTTGGGGGCAAACCGGATTGCCATGAACTTTTTCCCGGAACTGGTCCGGATGAGGGTGGACGCCCATTTAAAAGGCGAAACGGAACTGCAACAGCAAATCATGTCTTGGATTGAAAAATACCGTAAGTCCAAGATCTTGACCGATTACAGCCAAATGACCGAGTTCAATTATTTGGGCCGTCATTACAAGTGCGAAGTGAAAGTTTTGAGACAAGTTCATGGAAAGAACGTGTTCTTGTTCAGGATTGAAGATAATACGCAGGAACAGCAATACATTGATGCGCTCGGTCGTAGCAATTCCATGTTGCAGAAGAACATGTTGAAAACCGAAAACGAAAAACTCTCGGTGCAGGAAAAGTGGATCGTTGGCATGGCGCAGATGGCTGAAAGCCGTGCAGGCAACATGGATGGGCATATCAAGCGCACGAGCGAAGTTGTGAAAATCTTAGTATCGACGATGCGTAAAAAAGGCATGGATGATTTGTCGGATAAGTTCCTTGATGTGTTGATTGCCGCGGCTCCCATGTACGATTTGGGCAAGGTGGCGATTGACGATGCTGTGTTGCGTAAACCGGGTCGCTTTACTTTTGATGATTACGAAATCATGAAGACACATGCGGAGAAGGGAGCGAACATTATCGAAAAACTTCTCTCCGATGTCAAGGACAGTTATTTTGTCAGTGTTGCAAAGAACATGGCGCTTTATCATCATGAACGTTGGGATGGAACGGGTTATCCGGAGCAACGCTCGGGTGAAAATATTCCGATGGAAGCGCGTATCATGGCTCTTGCGGACGTTTACGATGCCTTGGTGAGCAAGCGTTGCTACAAGGAACGTATGTCATTCCGTGAAGCGCGTGATGTGATTATTGCGTCGATGGGGAAGCAGTTTGACCCGCATTTGAAAGACTGCTTCTTGGATTGTCAAGACCAGTTGATGGATTATTATTGTTCTGTGGATCATTGATGAACTTGTTTTGAGAGATTGGTATGTTTGTTATTTATTACTTGATTGCCATGTGCGTCTTTTCAGGGATTAACGCCGGCCTGCTTTCTTATTTTTACCGCAGGCCGTTGAATTCCTTTTTTACGGCATTCTTCTTTTCGATTGTCCTTGCTGATTTTGGTTATCTCTTTTTAGCGCTCTCGACAACGATTGAGGGAGCGATTGTAGCAAACAAGGTGTGCTATTTGGGTGCATGCTTTTTGCCGCTTTTCTTGTTCCTCTTGATTTGCCGTTTATGCTCGTTTAATGTTCCGCGTTGGTTGAAGCTGTTTTTATTCTTGTACAGCACCCTTGTGTTTGCGCTTTCGTGCACGGTAGGCTTTAGCGATGTGTTCTATGAATCGGTTCGCTATGTTGTCTTGAATGGCTTTGGCAGTTACATGCCGACATATGGGCCCGGCCATGTTTTGTGGGACATTCTGCTTTATTTTTATGGCATAGCCAATGTCGTTATCGTTGTCGTTGCTGCAAAGAAAAAACGTAATGTCAGTTACAAGACTTTGGTTGCCATTGCATCGCTTTCGTTCGTTTCGATTGGTTCGTTTATTTTGACGCGCTATTTGGAAAACGACACTTTGCTCATGCCGCTTGTTTATTTGATTGATGAACTGGTGCTGCTCTATGTTTGTGCCTTGGTGAAAATGCACGATGTGATGAACAGTGTGCTTGAATCGCTGGAAGCTGAGAATACCGCGGCCTACTTGGCTTTT from Fibrobacter succinogenes encodes the following:
- a CDS encoding HD domain-containing phosphohydrolase; protein product: MGYIYLTLMFVLSAVNLAVLSLRFQNQRNNYVYYSFYAILVANFGHWLLGFSETVEGAIIANKVNYLGGSFLPMFMFFALLKVCKMSIPKWLHITLILMSFTICALAMTVGYFPAYYKTVEYVVQAGVGNYVATYGWAHGLFNAFLVSYVVLDIWVIVRAIMHQKMVSLKNIIAMIIGEIATIMSFFLARYLGSDMLIMPFIYVLDQLLLLYICNNVKWYDITECVIESIETESSCAYMSFSVDGAYLGANRIAMNFFPELVRMRVDAHLKGETELQQQIMSWIEKYRKSKILTDYSQMTEFNYLGRHYKCEVKVLRQVHGKNVFLFRIEDNTQEQQYIDALGRSNSMLQKNMLKTENEKLSVQEKWIVGMAQMAESRAGNMDGHIKRTSEVVKILVSTMRKKGMDDLSDKFLDVLIAAAPMYDLGKVAIDDAVLRKPGRFTFDDYEIMKTHAEKGANIIEKLLSDVKDSYFVSVAKNMALYHHERWDGTGYPEQRSGENIPMEARIMALADVYDALVSKRCYKERMSFREARDVIIASMGKQFDPHLKDCFLDCQDQLMDYYCSVDH